A genomic stretch from Candidatus Methylacidiphilales bacterium includes:
- a CDS encoding sulfate adenylyltransferase subunit 2, translating into MDHLDRLESQSIYIFREAFYAFERIALPWSMGKDSNVLIWLAKKAFCTKIPFPILHIDTTYEFPEMLEFRDWAKNYYDLDLIVWINEAARRGDPPYSSPIGYETHDPVTVTHELKTVALQQAMAKYQWDALITGIRRDEDPTRAKERYFSPRTAQFEWDYKDQPPEFWNQFTTQVGPGEHVRVQPLLDWTELDIWLYIKREKIPIPKMYFARPDPQTGKMMRFRSLGCWPITKPVESSATTIDDIIEELRTTKTSERAGRAQDHHERNAMQKLRAKGFM; encoded by the coding sequence ATGGATCATCTCGACCGCCTCGAATCTCAGTCTATCTACATTTTCCGTGAAGCCTTCTACGCCTTTGAACGTATCGCCCTCCCCTGGAGCATGGGCAAAGATTCCAACGTCCTCATCTGGCTCGCAAAAAAAGCCTTTTGCACCAAAATCCCCTTCCCGATCCTTCACATTGATACCACCTACGAATTTCCAGAGATGCTCGAATTTCGCGACTGGGCGAAAAACTACTACGACCTCGACCTCATCGTCTGGATAAACGAAGCTGCACGCCGCGGCGATCCCCCATACTCTTCCCCGATCGGTTATGAAACGCACGACCCAGTCACCGTCACACACGAGCTCAAGACCGTCGCCCTACAACAAGCCATGGCAAAGTATCAATGGGACGCTTTGATTACCGGCATTCGCCGCGACGAAGATCCCACGCGCGCAAAAGAGCGTTACTTCTCGCCTCGCACTGCCCAATTCGAATGGGACTACAAAGATCAACCCCCGGAATTTTGGAACCAATTCACCACTCAAGTAGGCCCAGGCGAGCATGTGCGCGTCCAACCGCTGCTGGATTGGACTGAGCTAGATATCTGGCTCTACATAAAACGCGAAAAAATCCCCATCCCCAAAATGTATTTTGCTCGCCCCGATCCGCAGACCGGAAAAATGATGCGGTTTCGCTCCCTAGGATGCTGGCCGATCACGAAACCAGTCGAAAGTTCCGCAACCACAATCGATGACATTATCGAAGAACTTCGCACCACCAAGACTTCTGAACGAGCTGGTCGTGCTCAAGATCATCACGAGCGAAACGCCATGCAAAAGCTCCGCGCAAAAGGATTCATGTAG